TTTCGGGCACTGTCGCTTCTACGGCTGCACCGGGTGCCTACAAGTTCACCGTGACGACGACGGGTGCTTCCAAGAATGCGTCCAAGAGCGGAACGATTACGGTTACCGGTACGGGAACTTCTGCTCCGACGTCTAGTTCGGGTGTTGCGGAGTCAAGCTCCTCGCAAACGGAAGAACCGAAGTCTAGTTCCTCTGAAACGGTCGTAAGTTCCAGCTCTGAAACGAGTACCGCCATCATGGCGAACGTGCAGACTCCGCGCTTCAATGTCTCTGTCGAAGGTAGAACCTTGTCGGTGCAGGGCGCCACTCGTTCGGCTTACCTCCTTGATGCTCAGGGCAAGCTCGTTGCGAAGGTGAATCCCTCGGGTAGCGCATGCTCTATCGCTGTTCCTCGCGCCGGTTCTTACCTCTTGCGAGTCGGCAACGAAATGCGTCAAGTTAACATACGATAGTTATTTCTCTATAGCAAAGTTCCGGACTTAGTCCGGATAAAAAAATGCCGGATTTGTCATCCGGCATTTTTGCTTTGTAAGAACGTTTTCGCTTATTCTAGATACGTGTAACCGTACAGGCCGCTACGATAGATATTCAGGTATTCCTTACCTTCTTGCAAGGTAATCTTACCTTCTTTCACTGAGCGCGACACCCAGTTTTCCATGGTGCGCACCAGGGCCTTGTCGCTGAAGTTCACGTAGTCGAGCACGTCTTCTACGGATTCACCGTCAATCACCTTGTCGATTTCGTAACCGCCCTTGTCGTTGCAAACGATATGGACGGCGTTGGTGTCGCCAAAGAGGTTGTGCAAGTCACCGAGGATTTCCTGGTAAGCGCCCACGAGGTAAACCGCGATGTAGTACGGTTCGTCCTTCTTGAGTTCATGCAACGGGAGCGTGCGGCTCACGTCGCCACCGCGAACGAACATGTCAATTTTACCGTCGGAGTCGCAAGTGACATCCTGCAACGTCGTTTCGACAGTCGGTTCTTCGTTCAGGCGCTGGATCGGCATCAGCGGGAAAACTTGGTCCACGCCCCAGCTGTCCGGCAGGCTCTGGAACAAACTGAAGTTGCAGAAGTACTTCTGGGCCAGCAGGCGCGGAAGTTCGCTGAGTTCATAAGGCGGATGGCGCAGGTCCTTGGCGAGCAAGTCGACCTTGCGCACGATGCTCCAGAACAGGCGTTCGCACATGGCGCGAGTGGGCAAGTCGTAGTCGCCGACCTTGAAACCATTGAGCACGTCGTCGTTCAGCTGAATGGCGTCGTGCCAGCTTTCGAGCAAGTTTTTCGGGGTCAGTCCCTTGTAAATGCCGTAAAGGTCCTTCAGTGCATCGGGAGCATTTTCGTCGATTTCGTGAATGTTCTCGTCGAAGAATGCCTGGCCGGCAGTTTCAAGAACATTGAACACCAGAATGGAATGGTGAGCCGCAAGTGCACGGCCCGATTCCGCGATAATATTCGGGTGAGAAACGCCGCCGTTTTCGCAAGCTTCGTACATGGCGTACACCACGTCGTTGGCGTATTCCTGAATGGAATAGTTCACCGAGCTAGCGTTAGAGCTGCGGGTGCCGTCGTAATCGACACCGAGACCGCCACCTACGTCCACGAATTCAAGGGCCATGCCCATCTTCTTAATTTGTACGTAGAACTGCGAAACTTCGCGAAGGCCGCTCTTGATGTGGCGAATGTTGGTAATCTGGCTACCCAGGTGGAAATGGATGAGCTTCATGCAGTCTTCCATTTTCTCTTCCTTGATGTAGTCCAGGGCTTCCAACAGTTCAGAACTGTTCAGGCCGAACTTGCTGTGGTATCCGCCGGATTCTTCCCACTTGCCGCTACCGGAGCTGGCGAGCTTGATGCGAATACCGATGTTCGGACGCACGCCGATGCGACGCGACAGTTCCACCACCAGGTGAAGCTCGTTCATCTTTTCGACGACGATGAAAATCTTCTTGCCCATCTTCTGTGCAAGGAGGGCGAGTTCGATAAAGTCTTCGTCCTTGTAGCCGTTGCAGATAATCAGCGAATCCGGATTATCCATGTTCGCAAGCACGGCGTGGAGTTCCGGCTTGGAGCCGGCTTCAAGACCGATGTTGAACTTCTTGCCGTGGCTCACGACTTCTTCGAGCACGGCACGCTGCTGGTTCACCTTGATCGGGAAGATGCTGTAATAGCTCCCGTTAAAGCCGTATTCCTTGCGGGACTTGTTAAAGCATTCGTTGATCTTCTCGATGCGGCTGTCCAGGATATCCGGGAAACGCAACAGCATCGGAGTAGAAACATCGCGGAGCGAAAGTTCTTGCACCAGTTCGTAAAGGTCAATGTCCGGACCGCCATCCTTGAGCGGATGTACCGTGGCATGGCCCTTTTCGTTGATGTCGAAGTAGTTTACGCCCCAACCCTTGACGTTGTACAAGTCGCGGGAATCGTCAATGCGCCATTTTTTCATGTTCAATCCTTCGGATTGTAGCTATGAGGTCGGGCTTCGCCCTTTGAGCTGTGAGCTCGGTCGCCCTTATGCTTCGCTTCAGGGCTCCCTTTGGGTTCAAGTTAGGCGCCAAAGGCGCGAGAAAAAAACTCATACCCCAAAGCGACCGTAGGTCGCGTGCTCATAGCTCACAACCTCTAGTCCACCAGCACCGGGTTAAAGTTTTCCTGCCAGGGGAGGCCGTACTTGGTGAGGGCTTCCATGAACGGATCCGGGTCGAATTCTTCGACGGTGTGCACGCCCGGCTTGTTCCACTTGCCGGTGAGCACCATCATGGCGCCGCACATAGCCGGAACGCCAGTCGTGTAGGCGATAGCCTGGCTGCCGAGTTCCTTGTAGCATTCCTGGTGGTCGCAGACGTTGTACAGGTAGTACGTCTTGTCCTTGCCGTCCTTCTTGCCCTTGAAAATGCAACCGATGTTGGTCTTACCGACGGTGCGGGGGCCGAGGCTTGCCGGATCCGGGAGCAGTGCCTTGAGGAACTGGATCGGAACGATGTCCTGACCCTGGAACTTGATCGGCTGGGTGCTGAGCATGCCCACGTCTTCGAGGCAACGCATGTGGTCGAGGTAGCTCTGACCGAACGTCATGAAGAAACGGATGCGCTTCACGCCCGGAATGTTCTGGGCGAGCGATTCGATTTCTTCGTGGTGCAACAGGTACATATCCTTCTGACCGACCTGGTCGAAGTTGTACACGCGCTTGATGCTCATGGCCGGGATTTCAACCCAGTGACCCTTGCCGTTAGCGTCGGTGTCCCAGTAGCTACCCGGAGCAGAGACTTCGCGAAGGTTGATTTCGGGGTTGAAGTTGGTGGCGAACTTGTAACCATGGTCGCCGCCGTTGCAGTCGAGAATGTCGATTTCTTCGATGGTGTCGAACTGGTGCTTCAGGGCATAGGCGCAGTATGCCTGGGAAACACCCGGGTCGAAACCAGAACCGAGCAGAGCCGTGAGACCGGCCTTTTCAAACTTTTCTTTGTATGCCCACTGCCAGCTATAGTCGAAGTAGGCGCTGAAACCCTGTTCCTTGCAGCGCTTGTCGTAGACCTTGCGCCATTCCGGATCGTCGATGTTTTCGGGTTCGTAGTTAGCCGTGTCCATATAGTTCACGCCGCATTCGAGGCAGGCGTCCATAATGGCCAAGTCCTGGTAGGGGAGAGCGATGTTCATCACCAGGTCGGGCTTGTATTCTTTAATAAGAGCAGAGACATTTTCGGCCTTGTCGGCGTCAACGGCTGCAGTCGTAATGACCGTCTTTGTATTCGGGCGGAGTTCCTGGGCCAGCTTTTCGCAGTTTTCGCGATGGCGGCTTGCGATACAGATTTCGCTAAAAACTTCGCTGCAGGTGCAGCACTTCTTGATAGCAACTGTGGCAACGGCGCCACAACCGATAATCAATGCTCTTGCCATTTTTTGTTTTTTCCTCATTTGTTGAGAGTTAATCCATCGGGATGGCGATCCCGGTAGAGTATGTTGATGCCGTAAATTTAGGAAATAAAAAAAAGATTCACTTTGAAAAAATCCCCAAATTGTATTTAAACGAAATTTTTTTTATTATATTTGGCTTGCACGGAGCTTTAGCTCAATTGGTTAGAGCAGCGGACTCATAACCCGCGGGTTCCGGGTTCAAGTCCCGGAGGCTCCACGAAAGTCCTTGGTTTTTCAAAACCAGGGACTTTTTTCTATCTTTTTTGACGTGAAAAAGAATTTGGAAAAGACTGAAACGATTTCTTTTGTGGTCGATGTGGGCAACTCCCACACGGTGATTGGAATTTTTAAGGATACCAAGGTTGTTGATTATTGGCGCTT
Above is a window of Fibrobacter sp. UWT2 DNA encoding:
- a CDS encoding saccharopine dehydrogenase family protein, with the translated sequence MARALIIGCGAVATVAIKKCCTCSEVFSEICIASRHRENCEKLAQELRPNTKTVITTAAVDADKAENVSALIKEYKPDLVMNIALPYQDLAIMDACLECGVNYMDTANYEPENIDDPEWRKVYDKRCKEQGFSAYFDYSWQWAYKEKFEKAGLTALLGSGFDPGVSQAYCAYALKHQFDTIEEIDILDCNGGDHGYKFATNFNPEINLREVSAPGSYWDTDANGKGHWVEIPAMSIKRVYNFDQVGQKDMYLLHHEEIESLAQNIPGVKRIRFFMTFGQSYLDHMRCLEDVGMLSTQPIKFQGQDIVPIQFLKALLPDPASLGPRTVGKTNIGCIFKGKKDGKDKTYYLYNVCDHQECYKELGSQAIAYTTGVPAMCGAMMVLTGKWNKPGVHTVEEFDPDPFMEALTKYGLPWQENFNPVLVD
- the speA gene encoding biosynthetic arginine decarboxylase, with the translated sequence MKKWRIDDSRDLYNVKGWGVNYFDINEKGHATVHPLKDGGPDIDLYELVQELSLRDVSTPMLLRFPDILDSRIEKINECFNKSRKEYGFNGSYYSIFPIKVNQQRAVLEEVVSHGKKFNIGLEAGSKPELHAVLANMDNPDSLIICNGYKDEDFIELALLAQKMGKKIFIVVEKMNELHLVVELSRRIGVRPNIGIRIKLASSGSGKWEESGGYHSKFGLNSSELLEALDYIKEEKMEDCMKLIHFHLGSQITNIRHIKSGLREVSQFYVQIKKMGMALEFVDVGGGLGVDYDGTRSSNASSVNYSIQEYANDVVYAMYEACENGGVSHPNIIAESGRALAAHHSILVFNVLETAGQAFFDENIHEIDENAPDALKDLYGIYKGLTPKNLLESWHDAIQLNDDVLNGFKVGDYDLPTRAMCERLFWSIVRKVDLLAKDLRHPPYELSELPRLLAQKYFCNFSLFQSLPDSWGVDQVFPLMPIQRLNEEPTVETTLQDVTCDSDGKIDMFVRGGDVSRTLPLHELKKDEPYYIAVYLVGAYQEILGDLHNLFGDTNAVHIVCNDKGGYEIDKVIDGESVEDVLDYVNFSDKALVRTMENWVSRSVKEGKITLQEGKEYLNIYRSGLYGYTYLE